The Nerophis lumbriciformis linkage group LG05, RoL_Nlum_v2.1, whole genome shotgun sequence genome contains a region encoding:
- the LOC133605784 gene encoding transmembrane protein 272: protein MSNTGPMRFILNAPQPSTPVLVGVKVLLCIVPIAQIAVGAAHLDDCPRQHLIPVYLIIAGLFFAMLVLMVCLPCARQPENEPPNPLCLFCLGWTALTALFLVAWFIAGNVWIYSIYEPNYYKNVTNPEPYCDKTLYLFAFWTTTLVYILVILGVGIGFLVLFCLYLCGHADPDDDYI from the exons ATGTCCAACACAGGCCCCATGCGCTTCATCCTCAATGCCCCCCAACCCTCCACGCCAGTCCTAG TGGGCGTAAAAGTGCTGCTGTGCATCGTCCCCATCGCTCAGATCGCCGTAG GTGCGGCGCACCTGGACGATTGCCCCCGCCAGCACCTCATCCCCGTCTACCTGATCATCGCTGGTCTCTTCTTTGCAATGCTAGTGCTGATGGTTTGCCTGCCATGTGCACGCCAGCCGGAAAACGAGCCACCGAACCCCCTGTGCCTATTCTGCCTGGGCTGGACGGCGCTCACGGCGTTGTTCCTCGTCGCCTGGTTCATCGCCG GTAACGTGTGGATCTACTCCATTTACGAGCCCAACTACTACAAGAACGTGACAAATCCGGAGCCCTACTGTGACAAGACGCTCTACCTCTTCGCCTTCTGGACCACAACACTGGTTTACATCCTGGTCATTCTGGGGGTGGGGATCGGCTTTCTCGTCCTGTTCTGTCTTTACTTGTGTGGCCACGCGGACCCTGATGACGACTACATCTAG